The window CACAACTTTAGTCCTTGCATGGAATATTCTTTGTAAAAAAGAACATACATTTTGAAAATAGTGGAACCGGAAGCAGActgcaaatatttataaatattcgcAGTAGACGGCAGATAATGGCATACAtccataacaaaaataaggaaagacaaacaaaaagtgTGATTCCTCATCAGCCTTTATCTAGCCTGccaaaatcatgaaaattatCGACACAAAAGCAGGCCCAGTTCCATACTTTggaaaaatacaaacaaataatGGACATCATTAACAGTATAAATTTGATACACATACAAAAGCTGATGGAAAGTGAGTCCATATAAATAGAACTGATAAGCACTGTCAAAGGGAAAATGGCAGAAGATCTGAAGCTGATGAGGACATGGTCAAGTCCTTATGCTTTGAGGGTGGTACATGCTTTGAAGATTAAAGGCTTGGAGTACGAAACGGTACTGGAGgatatgacaaaaaaaagtgCTTCACTCCTCGAGTACAATCCTGTGCACAAGAAGGTCCCCGTTCTCCTGCACAATGGAAGGCCAGTTTGTGAGTCCCTAGTGATTCTTGAATACATCGATGATGTGTGGAAGCAGCCTCCTCTTCTTCCCCAAGATCCTAATGAGAAAGCCATGGCTCGGTTTTGGGCCAATTTCGGAGATGACAAGGTATACACAAATTCCTTCACATCAGAGTCTATATAAGATTAAAACGCTATTAGTCTAGGCAACAATATTTGATACTATTAATCTAGGTAAGAGATATGATCTCACCTACACTTTTTGAAAAGTAGGTTATGCCATTGACATGGAGGGTCTTCACCTCTGAGGGAAAAGACCAAGAGGAAGCTATTGGTCCAATGATGGAGAATCTGAAATTCCTAGAAGAGCAGCTAAAAGGTAAGAGTTTTTTTGGAGGGGAGGCCATTGGCTATACTGATATTGCATTTGGGTGGATGGGCAACTTGATCAGCATACTGGAAGAGATAATTGACCTGAAATTAGTAGATGAAGAGAAATTCCCACTATTATCAGTATGGATTAATAAGTTCTCTGATGATCCGGTTATAAAAGAGTGCTGGCCACCTCGAGACAAGATGGTTGAGAAATTTAAGGTCATTCGGGAACGCTACCTCAAACAAGCTCCTTGAAACAGAACTAAGTTTTtcagtttataatattattcacAGTTTCACTTAATAATAGTTGATGTTGTCCTATGAAATAAAGAtcgacaaaaaaattatttcagaTGTTGCATCTAATAAGTCATGAGATGGTTATGAaacttcattttgtttgaGGTTCTATATGTATTATGGCAGTAGAATCTGAAGATGAACTCTATTTTAATACAGTTAAGGCAATAAGGAACAATCAACACAGTGATCAAGAAAAAGTCCAATGTTTGCCAATGTCATTCATATTATCATAGGATTAAGGGCAAAGAGATTGAATCCACATGTAGAatctttatatattatgaatgtGTATAAATCACTGGGACTAGATGATGAAATACTGATATTTGTAGTGACAAAAACCTGCATAATTTACCTTCAGGTAGGTGTTCATAATAACCAGACCAACTCTTTCTAAGGTCAAGCACATGTAACTTAAAACCAAGCACTGACTTTGTCTGCCTTTCCATGGTCTAGTACCATACAGATGATGATCTTCTGCACATTCAACAACATGTAATTCAGGTAAGATGTACTCCATAACAAGATCAAGAGTTCTTCGACTTTGAAGAGCATAGATTTAATGGAGAAAGACAAAACTATCTTATACCATATGACATGCATCTTGTCCAAACTCCC is drawn from Salvia hispanica cultivar TCC Black 2014 chromosome 6, UniMelb_Shisp_WGS_1.0, whole genome shotgun sequence and contains these coding sequences:
- the LOC125192180 gene encoding glutathione transferase GST 23-like; the encoded protein is MAEDLKLMRTWSSPYALRVVHALKIKGLEYETVLEDMTKKSASLLEYNPVHKKVPVLLHNGRPVCESLVILEYIDDVWKQPPLLPQDPNEKAMARFWANFGDDKVMPLTWRVFTSEGKDQEEAIGPMMENLKFLEEQLKGKSFFGGEAIGYTDIAFGWMGNLISILEEIIDLKLVDEEKFPLLSVWINKFSDDPVIKECWPPRDKMVEKFKVIRERYLKQAP